In Ursus arctos isolate Adak ecotype North America unplaced genomic scaffold, UrsArc2.0 scaffold_3, whole genome shotgun sequence, one DNA window encodes the following:
- the SOSTDC1 gene encoding sclerostin domain-containing protein 1 codes for MLPPAIHFYLIPLACILMKSCLAFKNDATEILYSHVVKPVPAHPSSNSTMNQARNGGRHFSNTGLDRNTRVQVGCRELRSTKYISDGQCTSISPLKELVCAGECLPLPVLPNWIGGGYGTKYWSRRSSQEWRCVNDKTRTQRIQLQCQDGSTRTYKITVVTACKCKRYTRQHNESSHNFESMSPAKPAQHHRERKRASKSSKHSLS; via the exons ATGCTTCCTCCTGCCATTCATTTCTATCTCATTCCCCTTGCGTGCATCCTAATGAAAAGctgtttggcttttaaaaatgatgcCACAGAAATCCTTTATTCACATGTGGTTAAACCTGTTCCAGCACACCCCAGCAGCAACAGCACGATGAATCAAGCCAGAAATGGAGGCAGGCATTTCAGTAACACTGGACTGGATCGGAACA CTCGAGTTCAAGTGGGTTGCCGGGAACTGCGTTCCACCAAATACATCTCTGATGGCCAGTGCACCAGCATCAGCCCTCTGAAAGAGCTGGTGTGTGCTGGCGAGTGCTTGCCCCTGCCGGTGCTCCCCAACTGGATTGGAGGAGGCTACGGAACAAAGTACTGGAGCAGGAGGAGCTCTCAGGAATGGAGGTGTGTCAATGACAAAACGCGCACCCAGAGAATCCAGCTGCAGTGCCAAGATGGCAGCACGCGCACCTACAAAATCACAGTGGTCACCGCCTGCAAGTGCAAGAGGTACACGCGGCAGCACAACGAATCCAGTCACAATTTTGAGAGCATGTCGCCTGCCAAGCCAGCCCAGCACCACAGAGAGCGGAAAAGAGCCAGCAAATCCAGCAAGCACAGCCTGAGTTAG